The genome window ggtaatttcttataaacaatgcttttgttttataatatatttatttaatacagaTTTATCTGTATCTATTGTCATTTAGGTGATTTGGAACTAGAATTGGAACGTGTACTATTAGAAAAATCAGACTTACAAGaagttttaatgaaattagaaaCAGTCTGCAGCAATCATGAACAAGAGAAACAACGATTtcaagaagaattaaaaaaggtaatattttacgaaatattgtCAATGTTTATTACtaagaattatatattaaatttagataacagaagaaaaaaacaaattagCAAGTCAATGCACTGATCAGCAAAGTGATTTGGGTTCCTTAagaaaagaattacttcaAGCAGAACAAACCAGGCTCGATTTGGAGTCAGAGAAAGCAACTTCGaatgaaaaagtaaaatttttggAGATCGAAAAGGAGAAGATTGAAATAGAAGTAGCACATGTTACCCGTGAGCGTGGAGATTTAAGTAATCAGTTGTCAGTTTTGgcacgaaagaaagaaacattaaATGAGGAATTAATGAGAGTCAGACAAAGATTAGAACAAGCAAATGAAATGAATGGAAGAATAAATCGAAATTTAGAAGATCTCGTAAAAGACAATGAAGAGAAACAGGTGAATATtacaaacaattatttaaaattcgttTACTCCTCTACACTACAATTATTTTTGGTTGTATAGGTACTCTTAGAAACCAATGAAAAAGAAGTACAACGACTACAGGAGCAACTTGCATCAATGCGCAGTGAAAAGGAAACGTTAGAAGGCGTTTTATTTGATACACAAactaatttagaaaatatgcaTGTAAAGAAGACACAATTAGAAAAGGAACAGAAAGAGTTGTTAATAAAACAGGAAAGCTTAAAAGGACAAGTAGAACGGTTAATGAAGGAACTCGAGAGTAGTGAGAAACGAACACATGAAATAAAGCAAACTCTAACGCAACAAAGCGGCGACCAAGAAGCTgaatttcaacaaattatcTCCAACGTGAAAAAACATAGtgaagataatataaaaaaactaaatgaagaaaaagtataatatttattgacaTTTAAACTGCGACAATCcgtatacaaataaattaattgaattaatttccaggaacaaataaaaataaacttagAGAAACGACTTCAACAATCCCTGTTGCAACTTACTGGAGAGAAAGATAATGAGATAAATCAATTGCAGCAAAGGATAAATGAAATGCAACAGCACATAGAAAATTTGTGTCAACAACATGAGGAAGTTCTTCTTAGAGCAGAAAATGATAAACAACAAGCTCTTCTTATAGGtagtaaatatgtatgtaaagcATAAAAAATGAAGGCTAAAAATGTTTTGCGTTTACAGCTCATCACGATCAGCAAGCATTAATGGAGAAATTGGAGACTGTTCTACGTgaaatggaagaagaaaagaacaatGTAGAACGAATGAAACGGGAAGCAGCAGCGCGTGCCGAACAGGAACGTAATAATACAAATCAACTGCGCGATGAATTGAGCcgttttaaaacaaaattagacGAGACTAAACTAAAAGCTGatgaagaaaagataaaacttgaattaaaaattgaagagCTCTGGAAAGAACGAGAATCAGCGCAAAGAGAATCTGAAGAGTTGCAAGTTCAATTACACATGACGGAAGATAAAGTTGATAGTTTGCAAAATCAATTGCACGAAACTATTAGAAAACTCAAAGATggtagattttatattttcttctaagATTGATATGTTTAATATTCCTATGGTAAtgaatatacatttatagcCGAAAATCTTAACGAAACATTGCGTAAAGAGTTAGTGGATATTAGGAGGCAATTAGCCGACTGTACgtatgagaaagaaaaatataacagtAGCAATAAAGAATTACGCGAACATGTGAAACGTATCGAAAGtgaaaaaagagaacaaagTAGAACGTTAGAAGAATCGTACCAAAAAATTTCaggtatttatattataatgttaatcattctttattatatcatgttcatttatattttgtgtatttgCGTTTTAAAGCATTGGAGGATATGAAATTGAATATAGATGCAGAGAGATCTCGTCTTCAAGCTCAACTTCGTGATatggagaaagaaatattacaattacagAAACAGCTTCATTTTACTCAAGATGAGTTACAGAAATCTCATCAGAATAATACGCAAGCACAAAATGATGAAAAAGAATTGCAAGCACGATTAACTAACGAAACAGAAGAAAGAGAACGTTTGCAGCTGCAATTACATCAAGTCAAGAAACAGGTAAGATATGAAGTACTTTAAAATAGAAGATATTTGTActtatcattattttttggACAGCTAATGGATGTTGATAATAGCTTGAAAGTAACAAGACAAGAGCTCGGAAGATTGCGTTCACGTGCAGATGAAGAAAATGAACGGTGGAGAGTTAGAGAACAAGAACTAGTAGTTCGTCTCGAGGATAGTCGATGTCGTGAAAGAAAACTCGAGGACCAAAAGCATAACTTGGAAGTTTGTCTAGCTGATGCTTCCCAACAGATTCAAGAACTCAAAgtaaaattgcaataaaaagtttattcgtaaaagcgaaataaaagatttaattCGTTGCATTAACTAGGCACGTCTTGGGGGCTCTGAAGGACGAGTTCGAGCACTAGATACCCAATTATCACAACTGGAAATGGCAAAGAAAGATGTTGAACAGAAATTAAGTAGTGTGGCTTCGACATTACGTCGGATTGCAGGTATTCAATTGGATGGAAGTGTTAACATACCCTTCAAATTAATGAGTCCATCAAGAAGGTGGAGCCCAGCAAGaggtacatatgtatttatattaatacatatattagtaGTGTATCAAGTAATAATGTCAAGTACaattgatatattttctttcttatccaGCTCAAGATCACATTGATTCTACTAGAGATGTGATACTTGATGTTGATCCTGAAACTGTTAGAAAAGGTGTACGATCTCTCATGCAACAAGTAGCTCAAATCGAACGTGAAAgggtaattaataaaagattacatgtttattacaataatttgtaACTTGCAAAACATATTGACTTAAATTTTAGGATGATTATAAAACGGAATTGTGTAACTTGAAAAAACAATTGGTAGAAACTCAAGAGATTCAGAATAGATCAGATATGCAAATAAACACTTTATTAACGAATATAAGAATACTCCAAGACGAAAAGAATTCATTAGAAGtaaaattttctcaaaaacaGAGTGGCTATGAAATGCAGGTACATtttagatatattattttaatagctTCGTTCTTTTActtataaatatgttttagtTAAATTCCTTGCAACTAAAAACAGAAGAATGTGAGCAATTGCGTGAAAAGGTAGTCAATCTTGAAATGATGATTAGTAATAATTCTGAAGAAAAAACACAGTCCGAGGTAAGAATATTCAATactgttttgtataaaataaatatttctagttTAATGTTGTATAATGAATGAATGAATCTGCAGGAAAAAGTAGACAAACTGAAACAAACTTTGAGCAAagcagaaaatgaaaaacgtaATCTACAAGAGGAACTTAACAGAAGCGAGTCCCGTGCTACAAAATTAGAATTGCAAAGAATGTCATTAGAAGGTGACCTTCAAAGATTACAAATGATGTTTCAGGAAAAAGATGCAAACATTCATGTATGTTAATTATACAGTTCTTAATCTTACATTAAGACACAAGAAATACTATACCGTATtgatttttttagaaattacaagaacGAAATGATACGCAAAACCGAACAATAACGAGTTTAGAAGAACGTTGTACTTCGTTGAAAACTACCGTAGAACAATTAAACCTTACATTAGAAAAAACATCCAATGCAGAAAGTGAattaaagaatgaaattaattcattGCATCACAATATTATGGAATTAACAACTACCCTACAGGCTTCTAATGAGAAGAATAAACAGGTATcagtataataaaatcatctacaagaaattattattatatataaatattattatttattatattttagttaCAAAAACAACTTTCAAATACTGAGAATGAACGCAGAATTTTATCTGAACGCATAGAATTTTTGCAACAATCTTTGAACGATTTGAAGCATACAAATCAAACATTAACGGATCAAATTACTCGTCTACAAAATGAATTAGCGAATAATGAAGTACAACGTTGTGCCTTAGAATCTCAATTGAGAATAATTGCTTATCCGCAGGAAGAAAGTACAAACAAAGACGAAGAATTGCTACGACAGCTACAAATAGCGCAAAGAGAGAGAAGTGAAATGAGAGGAAAAATGGAAGCTCTTAATGATAAAGTAAGTATTTGTAATAGACTAATAATAACTAGAATGAAGAAATATtaactttatatgttttaGATGAAATTATTGGAAACTGATAAACGTAACTTGGAGCGgcaattatcattatttaaatCGACTAGCCGTAGCAAAAGCTATGAACGTTCTGAAAAAGCACACGTGGAATTACTTGGCACGAGTTTTGATATAGATCATTACGAGCAAGAAAACAGGGAATTAAGATTGAAAGTTCGTAGATTAGAAACACAACTTGCAGAGAAGGAAGCGGAGCTTATAAGAATGAAATCAAGTTACAGTCACACGCACtcaatatttgattttagtCGAGATAGAACCGGAGAAGTTGAAAGACTTCGAGCAGCTCAATTACAGGCTGAGAAATTGTTAGAAGCAAGAGAACAAAGTCACCGTCAACAAGTTTTACGTTTAGAAAATCAGGTATCcgtttttgtttatatttatatatttgcaatgTTTATGAATAGTTACATACATTTatgaataaatgtataaataacagATACAACTACTGCGGGAACAACTTAATCAAGAAATAAAACGTCGACAATTATACGTCTTACGAAGTTCAAGAGCTGGCCGAGAAATGCAACAATTAAGGCAGGCCTTAGGCGATTCTTTGAGAACCGTAGCGCAAGATCCATCATTAGACGCAATGTTATTAGAACATGAAGCTCGGAAATTGGATTCTACTCTGACAAGTACTACCAGTTTACCGCCATCATTAGCTCTACCTCCACCACCGTCTTACGATAGATCTTCCACACCAGTACAGCTGAAATAAGGTGTAATATTGTTTCAGACTGAATCAGATGTTGAAACTGCCAATGTATGTTCAATGATATTTACAAGACAAGTAGtatgtttaataattcttccGTATATGGGAACATAATTTAACATGTCTTATGCTAGTCATAAATACTTAAACTTCATTATCATAAGTTATTTGAGAACtagtaattaatataacattttgATACTTTAGTATTTCGcaaatttttacatacattttttataccaatttggAACTGATTATGTACAAActtattagatattttaaattctaacataTATTTATCGCAGTACAATATTCTAGGTGCCTTCAAATTATTCTGATATCATAGACtaacattattatatacatttggacgtgttctttcccttttctttaATCATTCCTATACTATGCTATATTTATTAtgcattataaaattttataatgaagATTCACGGCAAGTAACTTATTCCCAATCCGTCCATAGATAACAGCAACTTTAACTtttcattgtaatatttacttataagttagttcttaatttattataatattatattgttattttaatatatattcggATTAGTAAGTGTATGCTTATGATTCGTATAATGGAAAGCACTTTCAAAGTAAGTTATAATGGCAAGAATAATGCTATCTTTAGTCTCGTCTCGAGACCAAAGAGAATCACCAAACTAAAGCATTGTAGAGACATGCTTCTGATCGTTTGATAGATGagttattgaaatttaacaCAGCATAGAATGTAGAGAACggtatattgttataaaaagaGTACCAAAAATAACATGCATAGTTGGCAAACAATGGATTGTGtctattctttatttataagaatataGACAACTAATCCAGCCGAAATACAACTAGCTGATTCAATTGAACTGTGCAGATCAGAgaaagttgaaatatttgtaaatcatTATTTATCGCATCTTTACAAAAATGTAGAaacaaatagaatattttattattctagcATTTACATTTAAGTAACAAAGGATTctcaataattaaattgtaaagaataatatcattctgttattaatttataatgctTAATGATCTTTTTGAAACACATTTTTACAAGTATAAGTTACCATTCAaatctaatataattttaaacaggacatttaaataaaaatatttgtatttctggattgacaaataaaaaaaagagctTATATAATGCTAGTCATGAAAGATAATATTAttcttcttatatatatatatatgtaactatATATGATGCGTTAATTAATGTTTACTTTTgtagaaatacatatacgtatatacatatatatggatatataataaattattgaaaaattaataattgtagtTTTTTACATACCATTCCTTAAAAAACTTGAAAAACTAAATAAGTgaagtattaattattagtaaatattaattttttagtattacaaatattattagaaaacaTTAATATAAGTATTAAAAAGATAACTACAAGTATAATGTAACTatataatatcgaaaaatGTAAGTGCATGCtaaattattgataaattttatttacgtgATTACAAGaaagtacaaaaatttaaatatcaattttatctaTTGAATCACCAACCTTATTACTTCCAAATTTTAAGATCTAAGATCACagtattatgaaaattacttttgactataatttaaatttcgcaTCGCGCCAAAcacttttcattttaaaatacataactGCGACGTCATtggttataattaaaaaattcactaAAATCTTTGCTCACGTTTACAACACACTTGAAATTCATAtgtttatattacatattatgaaTTCAAATTGTCCTGATaatctaaaatttattataatttcataaattaaataaaatgattagaatgtaatgtaatttaaaaatatataattctgaACTTTTGTAGATTTATAGTTTTTACTCAAATACTATTGGTCTACATTTTCGCGCCATTTAAAAACTACAAAAATCGTATTACATATAAATGGGACTTACTTTGTATTTATTCACATCTGTCACCTATCTTACTGTTAGTAACTATATGTCGTAATAAACCAATCAGGTTATAGaagatttaaattcaaatgaaaACTGAAAAGGTCGCTTTTTCAAATGGCGGTTACAGCTTACAAGTGTcagacatcatataatatgaatgaaatgagtgaatattaattgaaaaagtaaCTAATGATTATTCGGTGATTTAAAACAAACAATTAGTAAAAATGTCAGACAGTATAAAAGTAGCTATTAAAGTGAGACCCTTAATTAAGCGTGAAAAGGATGATAATTTAGGGATACAGTGGACAATTCAAGGCAATTCCATTGTTTCTACGGATCAAGAAGTGAAGAAGCGTGGAGATGGCGGTTTTTATTTTGGTATTATTTCCTATATTCATTATGACAACAATATTAATTcggaattttttatatttttattaaatcaatattAACATCTTTATGTTTACAGATCACATCTTTGACATGAATGCATCTAATTTGGATGTATTTGATACTGTTGTAAAACCAATTGTTAATGCTGCTGTAAATGGCTTTAATGGTACGGTATTTGCCTATGGTCAAACAAGTTCTGGGAAAACATACACTATGATGGGTACTGCAGAAGAAATGGGGATTGTGCCTCTTGCTGTGCAACACATGTTTGATGCTATTGCTAATACCAGTGGGCGTGAATTTTTACTGAGGtacatttttgttaataacaaaacgtaatgataatatattcatcataattatatatataaaaaataatttattttgtagagTATCctatttagaaatttacaatGAAAGAGTAAATGATCTTTTGAATAAAAGTGGGACTGATTTAAAGTTGAAAGAAGACAGTAGTGGACAGGTAATCTTACAATGTAAAGAGGAAATTACAAATAGCCCTGAAAATGTGTTGTCTATAATGAAAAAAGGagataaaaatagaagaataggGGAAACTAATATGAATGAGCGTAGTAGTAGAAGTCATACTATATTTAGGATTGTAAGTTTATATTACCATACACTACATATTCCATTCAATGCAATATCttaatgtaaattttgtatttagaCAATTGAAAGTAGAGAAGCTGGAGATTCAAATAGTGCTATACAAGTATCACAATTGAATTTAGTAGATCTTGCTGGTTCTGAAAGAGCAAGACAAACAGGAGCTACTGGAGAGAGATTTAAAGAAGGGAGACACATTAATATGTCTTTGTCTACCCTAGGTTTAGTAATCATGCAATTAAGTGAATCCCAGGATGGTCAAAAGCATGTTAATTTTCGTGACAGTAAATTAACGAGATTACTTCAAAATTCACTAGGTGGTAATGCCATGACAGCAATAATATGTGCTGTGACTCCTGCTGCTTTAGAAGAGACTCAGTGTACTTTGTCGTGagttaattactatttttaaattacatactgtatatatttttataatatata of Bombus fervidus isolate BK054 chromosome 1, iyBomFerv1, whole genome shotgun sequence contains these proteins:
- the Root gene encoding ciliary rootlet coiled-coil, rootletin isoform X4; its protein translation is MDSAGSTISGAGDRLSEEDLSPDALVRQNYELRHRLEEEAAHYKRRLDTYRQAQQHQAALVSRLQAKVLQYKQKCSELESQMAESAVYDSNKAASSASPTTSVLDAAYQTLREIREEQVHDLDTALKKLAEERKRCEKLLQLNTTLKDQLEESHQTNEALTNDLQKLSNDWDILREELAIKEEEWREEEQAFNEYYTSEHNRLLNLWRDVVSVKRLFAEIKSSTERDLLKMKNSVISTFNDVSSACNNTGFAIRMQAAMQPMISQQVQQAQEQVTTDLKTELTTLKQQYDVAQNEIHIKEEKINQLIRDVHNLEERCGEAEAEVHRNSRLQDDIEILQSALRDIAHAVIQDAETREIESTQAPPHLHLSPTGPIPQKSPKRGTRSNTIPAFAESTISAVQAALHKYQLTIHELQVKLQTNKEQLQSSRKQFENAEENVKTLEKRAEELIIELDTIRSHCSQLNQEKDMLQKGLDTVRIEKNALDKSRVEINSMMENLNSDCEKLQKANNKLQKLCDNLEDEKLYLQSELSRLSKDVELRELNLRSEEDRCSKMREELLTLREELSKAYLAKDMLEQQKLETDGLISQIEKSKGDLELELERVLLEKSDLQEVLMKLETVCSNHEQEKQRFQEELKKITEEKNKLASQCTDQQSDLGSLRKELLQAEQTRLDLESEKATSNEKVKFLEIEKEKIEIEVAHVTRERGDLSNQLSVLARKKETLNEELMRVRQRLEQANEMNGRINRNLEDLVKDNEEKQVLLETNEKEVQRLQEQLASMRSEKETLEGVLFDTQTNLENMHVKKTQLEKEQKELLIKQESLKGQVERLMKELESSEKRTHEIKQTLTQQSGDQEAEFQQIISNVKKHSEDNIKKLNEEKEQIKINLEKRLQQSLLQLTGEKDNEINQLQQRINEMQQHIENLCQQHEEVLLRAENDKQQALLIAHHDQQALMEKLETVLREMEEEKNNVERMKREAAARAEQERNNTNQLRDELSRFKTKLDETKLKADEEKIKLELKIEELWKERESAQRESEELQVQLHMTEDKVDSLQNQLHETIRKLKDAENLNETLRKELVDIRRQLADCTYEKEKYNSSNKELREHVKRIESEKREQSRTLEESYQKISALEDMKLNIDAERSRLQAQLRDMEKEILQLQKQLHFTQDELQKSHQNNTQAQNDEKELQARLTNETEERERLQLQLHQVKKQLMDVDNSLKVTRQELGRLRSRADEENERWRVREQELVVRLEDSRCRERKLEDQKHNLEVCLADASQQIQELKARLGGSEGRVRALDTQLSQLEMAKKDVEQKLSSVASTLRRIAGIQLDGSVNIPFKLMSPSRRWSPARAQDHIDSTRDVILDVDPETVRKGVRSLMQQVAQIERERDDYKTELCNLKKQLVETQEIQNRSDMQINTLLTNIRILQDEKNSLEVKFSQKQSGYEMQLNSLQLKTEECEQLREKVVNLEMMISNNSEEKTQSEEKVDKLKQTLSKAENEKRNLQEELNRSESRATKLELQRMSLEGDLQRLQMMFQEKDANIHKLQERNDTQNRTITSLEERCTSLKTTVEQLNLTLEKTSNAESELKNEINSLHHNIMELTTTLQASNEKNKQLQKQLSNTENERRILSERIEFLQQSLNDLKHTNQTLTDQITRLQNELANNEVQRCALESQLRIIAYPQEESTNKDEELLRQLQIAQRERSEMRGKMEALNDKMKLLETDKRNLERQLSLFKSTSRSKSYERSEKAHVELLGTSFDIDHYEQENRELRLKVRRLETQLAEKEAELIRMKSSYSHTHSIFDFSRDRTGEVERLRAAQLQAEKLLEAREQSHRQQVLRLENQIQLLREQLNQEIKRRQLYVLRSSRAGREMQQLRQALGDSLRTVAQDPSLDAMLLEHEARKLDSTLTSTTSLPPSLALPPPPSYDRSSTPVQLK